The genomic stretch TTTCTCATTCATTTTCATAAATTTTTTCCCAAGATTGTATGGATTTTTATTTACAAAAAGGTCGCCGCGCCTGCATCTCGGACATTTGCAACGCAAGGTCGCAGAAAGATAAGACGGCGTTTTGGAAAGGTCTGTTTCCTTGGAGGAATCTTGCATGATGTGAAATTTTGCTGCAAAAGTAGCTGTTTTTTTTATAAGAGTATGTAACCAAAGGCACACAACGATTTTCACTTTTTAATTTTTCCTTTATATTTTTGCCTTTCCAAAAATGCAATACAAATTCATCACAATCGAAGGCAATATAGGTGCAGGAAAAACCACGCTGGCAACTCTTTTGGCGAAAAAACTAAATGCTCGCCTTGTGCTGGAAGCATTTTCGGATAATCCTTTTCTGCCAAAATTTTATGAAAATCCTGCGCAGTTTGCATTTCCGCTGGAACTGTTTTTTATGGCAGAAAGATTTAAACAGTTGAAAGAAATTTTGCAGCCGGAATTGTTCCAGCAAACAACCATTTCCGATTATTTATTTACCAAATGTTTATTGTTTGCAAGAGTAAATTTGCCGGACGAGGAATTTAAGTTGTACCAACGTTTATTCGATATAATTTTGCAGCAGTTAGTGTTGCCCGAAGTGTTGATTTACCTGCATGCACCGGTAGATAAATTGCAGCAGAACATTCGTAAAAGACAGCGCAGTTACGAGCAGCAAATTCCCGATGAATATTTGTTGCATATTCAGGAAACATATT from Arachidicoccus sp. BS20 encodes the following:
- a CDS encoding deoxynucleoside kinase, translating into MQYKFITIEGNIGAGKTTLATLLAKKLNARLVLEAFSDNPFLPKFYENPAQFAFPLELFFMAERFKQLKEILQPELFQQTTISDYLFTKCLLFARVNLPDEEFKLYQRLFDIILQQLVLPEVLIYLHAPVDKLQQNIRKRQRSYEQQIPDEYLLHIQETYLSYIQQQNLPTLFIDASNADFLEDERHLQTILDALERKYDTGIHRISLP